A single genomic interval of Geitlerinema sp. PCC 9228 harbors:
- a CDS encoding photosystem II manganese-stabilizing polypeptide: protein MRYRAVIVSFLVLCLSFLTACGDGTEVSQGNYTYEDIKGTGLANTCPTLAENARGSIELKGDTSYMMRDLCLQPEEFFVKEEETTRRKEAEFLPGKPLTAKTTSLAQIQGNLKIDEDGKLKFVEEDGIDFQAITVLLPGGEEVAMLFSVKNLVAKTTEALPAINTSTDFEGEFLVPSYRSPDYQDPRGRGAASGYDYTAGLVALEPDEEVERFNAKRTSIRSGNISLQVSNVDPTTGEMSGIFESIQPSNTEEEGFEPKDVKIRGRFYARVEEAFES, encoded by the coding sequence ATGAGATATCGCGCAGTTATTGTTTCGTTTTTAGTACTCTGCTTAAGCTTCCTAACCGCTTGTGGAGACGGTACAGAAGTTAGCCAAGGGAACTATACTTACGAAGATATTAAAGGAACTGGTCTTGCCAACACTTGTCCGACCCTAGCCGAAAATGCGAGAGGGTCCATCGAGTTAAAAGGCGATACCTCTTATATGATGAGGGACTTGTGCCTGCAACCGGAAGAGTTTTTTGTGAAGGAAGAAGAAACCACCCGGCGCAAAGAAGCGGAATTTTTGCCAGGCAAACCTTTAACCGCAAAAACCACCAGCTTAGCGCAAATTCAGGGCAATTTAAAAATCGACGAAGACGGCAAACTGAAATTTGTAGAAGAAGACGGTATTGACTTCCAAGCCATTACCGTTTTACTACCCGGCGGTGAAGAGGTAGCGATGCTGTTTAGCGTCAAGAACCTAGTCGCCAAAACCACCGAGGCTTTGCCAGCCATTAATACCTCCACCGATTTTGAAGGGGAATTTCTGGTTCCCTCCTACCGCAGTCCGGACTATCAAGATCCCAGAGGCCGTGGTGCTGCCAGTGGTTACGATTACACAGCCGGTCTAGTGGCATTGGAACCAGATGAAGAAGTGGAACGGTTCAACGCCAAACGCACCTCCATTCGCAGCGGCAACATTTCCCTACAAGTATCGAATGTAGACCCCACTACTGGGGAAATGTCCGGCATCTTTGAAAGCATCCAACCTTCCAACACCGAAGAAGAAGGATTTGAACCCAAAGATGTAAAAATCCGCGGTCGGTTTTACGCGCGCGTGGAAGAAGCCTTTGAATCCTAA
- a CDS encoding 3-deoxy-7-phosphoheptulonate synthase — translation MDIKKLLDTHIKSSQVLLTPLDIEEKIPLSEEAAKTVLRGRWQLEHILEGHDTRKFVVVGPCSIHDPDAALDYAQKLKTLSDRVRDRILIIMRVYFEKPRTTVGWKGLINDPDLDGSFHIEKGLLTARQLLLKIAELGLPAGTEALDPITPQYLSELVSWSAIGARTIESQTHREMASGLSMPVGLKNGTDGNIQVAIDALQASRNPHHFLGINGMGQVSIFKTQGNPYGHIILRGGGGKPNFNSEVIRWVESKLEELDLPQKIVVDCSHGNSNKDHRRQPQVFSEVVDRIAAGDRAIVGMMLESNLYAGKQSIPENRQDLQYGVSITDPCIGWEETEETILQAYQKLG, via the coding sequence ATGGACATTAAGAAACTCCTCGACACCCACATAAAATCCTCGCAGGTGTTGCTAACGCCTTTGGATATAGAGGAGAAAATTCCTCTCAGCGAAGAAGCAGCCAAAACCGTACTGCGAGGTCGGTGGCAACTCGAACATATTTTAGAAGGACATGATACGCGCAAATTTGTCGTCGTAGGTCCTTGTTCCATTCACGATCCAGACGCCGCCCTCGACTACGCTCAAAAACTCAAAACCCTATCCGACCGAGTACGCGATCGCATTTTAATCATCATGCGGGTGTATTTTGAGAAACCCCGTACCACCGTAGGCTGGAAAGGATTGATTAACGACCCCGACCTAGACGGTTCCTTTCACATCGAGAAAGGCTTGCTCACCGCCCGGCAACTGCTGTTAAAAATTGCCGAGTTAGGATTGCCCGCCGGTACGGAAGCCCTCGATCCCATTACCCCCCAATATCTTTCCGAATTAGTGAGTTGGTCTGCCATTGGTGCCCGTACCATCGAATCGCAAACCCACCGGGAAATGGCCAGCGGCTTATCAATGCCCGTAGGACTGAAAAACGGTACCGACGGGAACATCCAGGTAGCCATCGATGCCTTGCAAGCTTCTCGCAATCCCCACCATTTTCTAGGCATTAACGGCATGGGTCAGGTCAGCATCTTCAAGACCCAGGGCAACCCCTACGGACATATTATTTTGCGCGGGGGTGGCGGCAAACCCAACTTCAACAGCGAAGTGATTCGGTGGGTAGAGTCCAAACTAGAAGAACTGGATCTGCCCCAAAAAATCGTCGTTGATTGCAGCCACGGCAACTCTAACAAAGACCACCGCCGGCAACCCCAAGTCTTCTCGGAAGTGGTGGATCGTATTGCCGCCGGCGATCGCGCCATTGTCGGGATGATGCTAGAGTCGAATTTATACGCAGGCAAGCAGTCGATTCCCGAAAACCGACAAGACCTGCAATACGGTGTTTCCATTACCGACCCCTGTATCGGCTGGGAAGAAACCGAGGAAACGATCTTGCAGGCTTACCAAAAGTTGGGTTAG
- a CDS encoding EAL domain-containing protein, which yields MLAMSLEHAFKENQFLVCYHPQVSTQTREILGVEALVRWQHPHWGTIPPKDFIPIAEETDWIWPLDRWVLQTACQQVRAWHMEGYPIKLAVNLSAKDFQNPHLVDVIAQILAQTQLDPNYLEIELTETLFLNDFAQALQSMLGLRSLGVRIALDDFGTGYSSLLYLKRFPFNCIKIDRSFIRDLFPVSKNSTIVESVIQLAHQLHLDVIGEGIENERQLQFLRQHHCDLWQGYLFSPPLAALAFTKQFLTSHPELVCSAEAIATSA from the coding sequence ATGTTGGCAATGAGCTTGGAACATGCTTTCAAAGAAAATCAGTTTTTGGTGTGCTATCATCCTCAGGTAAGCACGCAAACCCGAGAAATTCTCGGGGTCGAGGCCTTGGTTCGCTGGCAACATCCCCACTGGGGAACAATTCCCCCAAAAGATTTTATTCCCATTGCCGAAGAAACCGATTGGATTTGGCCGCTTGACCGGTGGGTGTTGCAAACTGCCTGCCAGCAAGTCCGTGCTTGGCATATGGAAGGATATCCCATCAAATTAGCGGTGAATTTATCCGCAAAGGATTTTCAAAACCCCCATTTGGTAGATGTTATTGCCCAAATTTTGGCACAAACCCAGCTAGACCCCAACTATTTGGAAATCGAACTCACAGAAACCTTGTTTCTCAATGATTTTGCCCAAGCTTTACAGAGCATGTTGGGATTGCGCAGTTTGGGGGTACGAATTGCTTTAGATGACTTTGGTACGGGATATTCTTCGCTGCTTTATCTCAAAAGATTTCCGTTCAACTGTATTAAGATTGACCGAAGTTTTATTCGAGATTTGTTTCCCGTTTCCAAAAATTCCACCATTGTAGAATCTGTGATCCAGCTAGCCCATCAACTCCATCTGGATGTGATTGGGGAAGGGATTGAAAACGAACGGCAGTTGCAATTTTTACGCCAGCATCATTGCGATTTGTGGCAGGGGTATTTGTTCAGTCCTCCGCTAGCGGCTTTGGCATTTACCAAGCAGTTTTTAACCAGCCACCCAGAACTGGTTTGCTCTGCAGAGGCGATCGCGACTTCTGCTTGA
- a CDS encoding response regulator, whose protein sequence is MNTTNPPNRNTACLSQQLEQCAQQGLTGKLDVSAGEQRWTIFFCLGRLVWATGGQHPNRSFRRIWQQTCPQIQPIPKSDRAAVKQQSPGICPHYDLSRTLVKQEQLPPETIKAVVRHRCQEVFFDLLQQETFNTLAYQQSPEGGLETVSTLMSGLLWPRQVFPEAYQEWMDWQAAGLEDISPHEVPTIAQPEKLQQMTATTTYKILQEAIDGRRSLRDLAVATGKEPWRLGRSMLPYLRQGAIALTQLPDCSSPNRSPRISPSTHQGPSMPSYVPASQSAFRVACIDDSPYIQRQMQDIATQAGWEFVEIQDSIRVLPYLLETLPHLIFLDLVMPIANGYELCAQMRRVSALKSIPVVIVTNQNRTMDRMRARFVGANDFLTKPIQPAQVLAIAQKYLQAQP, encoded by the coding sequence ATGAACACAACCAATCCCCCCAACCGAAACACCGCTTGCCTAAGCCAACAACTGGAACAATGCGCCCAGCAAGGACTTACTGGCAAACTAGACGTTTCTGCTGGCGAACAGAGGTGGACCATATTTTTCTGCCTGGGTCGTTTGGTATGGGCAACGGGAGGGCAACATCCCAATCGTAGCTTTCGTCGCATCTGGCAGCAAACCTGCCCGCAAATTCAGCCTATTCCCAAAAGCGATCGCGCGGCGGTCAAACAACAGTCCCCTGGCATCTGTCCCCACTACGACCTTTCCCGAACTCTGGTCAAACAAGAACAGTTGCCACCGGAAACCATCAAAGCCGTCGTACGCCATCGCTGCCAAGAAGTATTTTTCGATCTCTTACAACAAGAAACCTTCAACACGCTGGCTTACCAGCAATCACCAGAGGGAGGCTTGGAAACCGTATCCACCCTGATGTCAGGGTTGCTTTGGCCGCGGCAAGTTTTTCCAGAAGCTTACCAAGAATGGATGGATTGGCAGGCAGCGGGATTGGAGGATATTTCCCCTCACGAAGTTCCCACGATCGCCCAACCGGAGAAACTCCAGCAAATGACCGCCACCACCACCTACAAAATCTTGCAAGAAGCCATTGACGGTCGGCGTTCCCTGCGAGACTTGGCAGTTGCTACTGGCAAAGAACCTTGGCGTTTGGGGCGTTCGATGTTGCCTTACCTGCGTCAAGGAGCGATCGCGCTGACTCAACTTCCCGATTGTAGCAGTCCGAACAGATCGCCGCGGATTTCCCCATCCACCCATCAGGGACCATCCATGCCTTCCTACGTTCCCGCTTCTCAGTCGGCTTTTCGCGTTGCCTGTATTGACGATTCGCCATACATCCAAAGACAGATGCAGGATATCGCCACCCAAGCCGGCTGGGAATTTGTGGAAATTCAAGATTCCATTCGCGTCTTGCCCTATCTTTTGGAAACCTTACCCCACTTAATTTTCCTAGATTTGGTCATGCCTATTGCCAACGGCTACGAACTCTGTGCCCAAATGCGTCGGGTCAGTGCTTTAAAATCAATTCCTGTGGTCATTGTCACCAACCAGAATCGTACTATGGACCGCATGCGCGCTCGTTTCGTAGGCGCTAACGATTTTTTAACCAAACCAATTCAACCCGCCCAGGTATTGGCGATCGCGCAAAAATACTTGCAAGCTCAACCCTAA
- a CDS encoding Npun_R2479 family HD domain-containing metalloprotein gives MFNSTEILIRNFVEKLQAGYHRMYGGYKQAYSEILAWAGCMALENIANSDALYHNVEHTILVSLVGQEILRGKHIREGGISSEDWLHFTISLLCHDIGYVKGVCRQDTPAERLYATGIDDLKVYLPRGSTDASLTPYHVDRGKLFIDERFSGHNLIQVDIIKRNIELTRFPIPADSDHQDTIDCPGLVRAADLIGQLSDPRYLQKISALYYEFEETGVNKALGYYHPDDLRDNYPRFYWDSVYPYIKPGLEYLEVTQEGKQIVAHLYANVFRVEHAQIAPGICEIAN, from the coding sequence ATGTTTAACTCTACAGAAATTCTCATTAGAAATTTCGTCGAAAAGCTACAAGCAGGCTACCATCGCATGTACGGTGGCTACAAACAGGCATATTCAGAAATCCTAGCTTGGGCTGGCTGCATGGCGTTAGAAAACATTGCCAACAGCGATGCCCTCTACCACAACGTAGAACATACCATTTTGGTTAGCCTCGTAGGACAAGAAATTCTGCGAGGCAAACATATTCGCGAAGGCGGCATTTCCAGCGAAGATTGGTTACACTTTACCATTTCCTTGTTATGCCACGATATTGGCTATGTCAAGGGGGTCTGCCGCCAAGATACGCCAGCAGAACGGCTATACGCTACCGGCATTGACGATTTAAAAGTATACCTGCCCCGTGGCAGTACCGATGCTAGCTTAACCCCTTACCACGTCGATCGAGGGAAATTATTTATTGACGAACGCTTCAGCGGTCACAATTTAATTCAAGTGGATATTATCAAACGCAACATCGAACTGACGCGCTTTCCCATTCCGGCAGATTCCGACCACCAAGATACGATCGATTGTCCGGGATTGGTCCGCGCTGCCGATCTCATTGGTCAGTTGAGCGATCCCCGGTATTTACAGAAAATCAGTGCCCTATACTACGAGTTCGAGGAAACGGGTGTCAACAAGGCGCTGGGATATTACCATCCCGACGACCTACGGGATAATTATCCCCGATTTTATTGGGATAGTGTCTATCCTTACATCAAACCGGGGTTGGAATATCTAGAAGTGACCCAAGAGGGCAAGCAAATTGTTGCCCATCTCTATGCCAATGTATTTCGGGTGGAACACGCTCAAATTGCGCCGGGCATTTGTGAAATTGCCAATTAA
- a CDS encoding glutathione S-transferase family protein — MLELYQFELSQFSEKVRLILDYKGLEYRKIEVTPGIGQLDVFRMSGQRKVPVLKDGERVIADSTAIARYLEEQYPQNPILPADPKQKGLCLMMEEWADQSLGVNSRKILLKAIGQSQEYRTSWLPAETPDPIRDLVSAVPSDLVNLLGVGVGVGPDVLKEAEGEIEQDLESLCLLLGEGNSYLVTDRPTLADLTVAALSILLKFPEGSYLDLPASLQGKGVPGIADNPDYANFFMWRDRIYRQFRNPLNGSPSSDTTGGGSSPTRIEIE, encoded by the coding sequence GTGCTGGAATTATATCAATTCGAACTATCCCAATTTTCAGAGAAAGTTCGGCTCATCCTGGACTACAAAGGCCTGGAATACCGTAAAATCGAAGTAACTCCCGGTATCGGCCAGCTGGATGTGTTTCGCATGTCCGGGCAACGCAAGGTTCCCGTTCTCAAAGATGGCGAACGGGTTATAGCTGATTCTACCGCGATCGCTCGCTATCTGGAAGAACAATATCCCCAAAATCCCATCCTCCCTGCCGACCCCAAACAAAAAGGATTGTGCCTGATGATGGAAGAATGGGCCGACCAATCCCTAGGGGTCAACAGCCGCAAAATTTTGCTCAAAGCCATCGGTCAAAGTCAGGAATACCGTACTTCCTGGTTGCCAGCCGAAACCCCCGATCCGATTCGCGACTTGGTTTCCGCTGTTCCCAGCGATTTGGTGAATTTGCTTGGTGTGGGGGTTGGCGTTGGTCCTGACGTTCTCAAAGAAGCAGAAGGGGAAATCGAGCAGGATTTGGAATCTCTGTGCTTGTTGTTGGGAGAGGGCAATTCCTATTTGGTTACCGATCGCCCCACCCTGGCAGATTTAACAGTAGCCGCCCTGAGCATCCTGTTAAAATTCCCAGAAGGTTCCTATCTCGATTTGCCGGCTTCCCTCCAAGGAAAAGGCGTTCCCGGCATTGCCGACAATCCTGACTATGCCAATTTCTTTATGTGGCGCGATCGCATTTACCGCCAGTTTCGTAACCCCCTCAACGGTTCCCCCTCGTCAGACACCACAGGTGGTGGTTCCTCCCCCACGCGCATTGAAATAGAATAA
- a CDS encoding ATP-binding protein codes for MASEKPLGSVIQGSLSEGLEVRLHPDVSVEDMRVGKFLVVRGRRSYFFCLLTDVSLGAASQRILANPPQPEDDFLQDVLSGGGTYATIDLTPMLMLTFTDIDASQNAASRENTENQPEKQQKDTSLASFDAQTSANLELRPVKTIPSHFSQVYDATESDFRHVFGWEDDPHRKNFSIGKPLDMDVPVCLDLERFVERSNGVFGKSGTGKSFLTRLLLAGTIRKQAAVNLIFDMHSEYGWEAPCEGKQLTTVKGLRQLFPDRVKIYTLDPVSTRRRGIRDAQELRLSYDQIEIEDISLLRNELNLSEASLENAQILYNEFSWAWIVELLGMDNEEIEAFCENRRGNKASIMALQRKLMRLDQLKYMRNASAHNYVNQILEDLESGKHVVIEFGSQSDMLSYMLATNVIARRIHKAYVEKTERFLQSKDPSDRPRQLMITIEEAHRFLDPSTVRQTIFGIIAREMRKYFVTLLVVDQRPSGIDSEVMSQVGTRITALLNDEKDIDAIFTGVSGGQNLRSVLAKLDSKQQALILGHAVPMPVVVQTRAYDSQFYEEIGDTQWEQEDTETLLQAADAARADLGF; via the coding sequence ATGGCATCGGAAAAACCGCTCGGATCTGTTATTCAAGGTTCCCTCAGCGAAGGTCTCGAAGTTCGCCTGCATCCAGACGTTTCCGTCGAAGACATGCGGGTTGGTAAATTTTTGGTGGTTCGTGGCAGGCGGTCGTACTTTTTCTGCTTGCTAACGGATGTGTCTCTAGGCGCTGCCAGCCAGCGTATTCTAGCCAATCCTCCCCAGCCAGAAGATGACTTTTTGCAAGACGTGCTTTCCGGCGGCGGTACCTATGCCACCATCGACCTCACCCCCATGTTGATGCTTACCTTTACAGACATCGACGCCTCCCAGAACGCTGCCAGTAGGGAAAATACAGAAAACCAGCCAGAAAAACAACAAAAAGATACATCCCTTGCTTCCTTCGACGCGCAAACCAGTGCCAACTTAGAACTGCGACCGGTGAAAACCATTCCTTCTCACTTTTCCCAAGTTTATGATGCCACCGAGTCCGATTTTCGCCACGTTTTTGGATGGGAGGACGATCCCCACCGCAAGAATTTTTCCATTGGCAAGCCGTTGGATATGGATGTACCGGTATGTTTGGATTTGGAACGCTTTGTAGAGCGCAGCAATGGCGTGTTTGGCAAGTCTGGAACCGGGAAATCATTTCTGACGCGGTTGTTGCTGGCAGGAACCATCCGCAAGCAAGCAGCGGTGAATTTGATTTTTGACATGCACTCGGAGTACGGTTGGGAAGCACCCTGCGAAGGCAAGCAGCTGACGACGGTGAAAGGGTTGCGGCAATTGTTTCCCGATCGCGTCAAAATTTATACCCTCGATCCGGTTTCCACCCGCCGCCGCGGCATTCGCGATGCCCAAGAATTGCGCCTCAGCTACGACCAAATTGAAATTGAGGATATTTCCCTACTGCGCAATGAGTTAAATTTGTCGGAAGCAAGTTTGGAAAACGCGCAAATTCTCTACAATGAGTTTAGCTGGGCTTGGATTGTGGAACTGCTCGGCATGGATAATGAGGAAATTGAGGCGTTTTGCGAAAACCGACGGGGAAATAAGGCGTCGATTATGGCGCTACAGCGCAAGCTTATGCGTTTGGACCAGTTGAAATACATGCGCAATGCGTCTGCCCATAACTATGTCAATCAGATTTTGGAAGATTTGGAATCGGGCAAGCATGTGGTGATTGAATTTGGGTCGCAGTCGGATATGCTTTCTTATATGCTGGCGACGAATGTGATTGCCCGGCGGATTCACAAGGCGTATGTGGAGAAAACCGAGCGGTTTTTGCAGTCGAAAGACCCCAGCGATCGCCCGCGCCAGCTGATGATTACCATCGAAGAGGCACACCGCTTCCTCGACCCCAGTACGGTACGCCAAACCATTTTTGGGATTATTGCCCGGGAGATGCGCAAGTATTTTGTGACGTTGCTGGTGGTCGACCAACGTCCTTCTGGTATTGACAGCGAAGTGATGTCCCAGGTAGGTACCCGGATTACAGCTTTGTTGAACGATGAAAAAGATATCGATGCCATTTTTACGGGGGTTTCCGGTGGTCAGAATTTGCGATCGGTGCTTGCCAAGCTTGATTCCAAACAGCAGGCTTTGATTTTGGGGCATGCGGTGCCCATGCCGGTGGTGGTGCAAACGCGCGCCTACGACAGCCAGTTTTACGAGGAAATTGGCGATACCCAGTGGGAACAGGAAGACACCGAAACGCTATTGCAAGCTGCTGACGCTGCCAGAGCTGACTTGGGATTCTAG
- a CDS encoding RNA polymerase sigma factor, RpoD/SigA family has protein sequence MPNNNPQTEKNNARFTADTVRAYLHEIGRVPLLTHEQEIIYGKQVQEMVRLRSIEEKLQENLQRAPTEQEWAEAANLDASDLKQAMQRGARAKKRMIEANLRLVVAIAKKYQKRNMEFLDLIQEGTLGLERGVEKFDPTRGYKFSTYAYWWIRQAITRAIAQQARTVRLPIHITEKLNKIKKVQRELAQRLGRHPNANELAAELELDPAQIRDYLTLARQPVSLDMQVGDNQDTELQELLEDESASPEDYTTQTLLRQDLETMMSNLTPQQRDVIALRFGLHDGRKLSLAKVGEQLGLSRERVRQLENQALTQLRRRRATVKEYLAS, from the coding sequence ATGCCGAACAATAATCCCCAAACTGAAAAAAATAATGCTAGGTTCACGGCCGATACGGTACGAGCCTATTTGCATGAAATTGGTCGCGTTCCCTTGCTAACCCACGAACAGGAAATTATCTATGGGAAGCAAGTACAGGAAATGGTGCGTTTGCGCTCGATCGAAGAGAAGTTGCAAGAAAATTTGCAGCGGGCGCCAACCGAACAAGAGTGGGCAGAAGCGGCCAATCTAGATGCAAGCGATCTCAAGCAAGCAATGCAGCGCGGCGCGCGGGCGAAAAAACGGATGATCGAAGCCAACCTGCGTTTGGTCGTTGCCATTGCTAAGAAATATCAAAAGCGCAACATGGAATTTTTGGATCTCATCCAAGAAGGTACTTTGGGATTGGAACGCGGCGTAGAAAAATTCGACCCAACGCGGGGGTATAAGTTCTCTACCTATGCCTACTGGTGGATTCGTCAAGCGATTACCCGGGCGATCGCCCAACAGGCGCGGACCGTACGCTTGCCCATCCACATTACCGAAAAACTGAACAAAATCAAGAAAGTTCAGCGGGAACTAGCCCAGCGCCTGGGTCGCCATCCCAACGCCAACGAACTGGCGGCGGAATTGGAACTCGATCCAGCCCAAATTCGGGATTACCTGACTTTAGCCCGGCAACCTGTTTCTTTGGACATGCAGGTAGGTGATAACCAAGATACGGAGTTGCAGGAACTGCTAGAGGATGAAAGCGCTTCTCCCGAAGATTACACCACCCAAACCCTCCTGCGTCAAGACCTGGAAACCATGATGTCCAATTTGACGCCCCAACAGCGGGATGTCATTGCTCTGCGCTTTGGTTTGCACGATGGTAGAAAGCTGTCTTTAGCCAAAGTTGGGGAACAGCTTGGTTTGAGCCGCGAACGGGTTCGCCAGCTGGAAAACCAAGCCCTAACGCAACTGCGCCGGCGTCGTGCCACCGTTAAAGAGTATCTAGCGAGCTAG
- a CDS encoding aspartate aminotransferase family protein translates to MTEQILVSQSFPPSENRTDWAATPSGFDAYVMKTYGRFDLTLERGQGCVVRDPQGRSYLDFVAGIATCALGHAHPALVAALTQQIQKLHHVSNLYYIPEQGQLAAWLVQNSCADRVFFCNSGAEANEAAIKLARKYARTVLGIDEPAMITAQSSFHGRTLATITATGQPKYQKDFHPLVPGFTYVPFNDIAAIEAAIADLDAEKRTCAAILLEPLQGEGGVRPGEREYFHAVRRICDEKGILLILDEVQAGMGRTGKLWGYEHLGIEPDVFTSAKGLGGGIPIGAMLCKESCNVLQPGDHASTFGGNPFACAAALCVAQVLETDGFLEGVSARGEQLRAGLQAIANRYPHLVTQVRGWGLIDGMELAADIDLKALDVVKAAIEAGLLLVPAGPKVVRFVPPLIVSEAEVDRAIGMVEKVLAKLAGSDR, encoded by the coding sequence TTGACGGAGCAAATCTTGGTATCCCAAAGTTTTCCCCCATCCGAAAACCGAACCGACTGGGCAGCGACGCCTTCGGGTTTTGATGCCTATGTCATGAAAACCTACGGACGCTTTGACCTGACCTTGGAACGGGGTCAAGGGTGCGTTGTTCGCGATCCCCAAGGACGCTCCTATTTGGATTTTGTGGCGGGGATTGCTACCTGTGCCCTTGGTCACGCCCACCCGGCGCTGGTGGCGGCACTGACCCAGCAAATCCAAAAGCTCCATCACGTCTCCAATTTGTATTACATTCCCGAACAGGGGCAATTGGCTGCTTGGTTGGTGCAAAATTCCTGTGCCGATCGCGTCTTTTTCTGCAATTCTGGGGCAGAAGCCAATGAAGCAGCGATCAAACTGGCGCGCAAGTACGCTCGCACGGTTTTGGGCATTGATGAACCGGCGATGATTACGGCACAATCCAGCTTCCACGGTAGGACGTTGGCGACGATTACGGCGACTGGACAACCCAAGTACCAAAAGGATTTTCATCCCCTGGTGCCGGGATTTACCTACGTGCCTTTTAACGATATTGCTGCCATCGAAGCTGCGATCGCCGATTTGGATGCGGAAAAACGCACCTGTGCTGCTATTCTCCTGGAACCCCTGCAAGGGGAAGGGGGTGTTCGTCCGGGCGAGCGGGAATATTTCCACGCGGTACGCCGGATTTGCGATGAAAAGGGGATTTTGTTAATTCTCGATGAAGTTCAGGCGGGCATGGGGCGCACGGGCAAACTTTGGGGGTACGAACATCTTGGCATCGAACCGGATGTGTTTACCTCTGCTAAAGGATTGGGCGGTGGCATTCCCATTGGCGCGATGTTGTGTAAAGAATCTTGTAATGTGTTGCAACCGGGCGATCATGCCAGTACGTTCGGTGGTAATCCGTTTGCTTGTGCGGCGGCTCTGTGCGTGGCGCAGGTTTTGGAAACAGATGGGTTTTTGGAAGGGGTAAGTGCCCGCGGCGAACAGTTGCGTGCTGGTTTGCAAGCGATCGCCAATCGATATCCCCACCTAGTTACTCAAGTTCGCGGCTGGGGTTTGATTGATGGTATGGAACTGGCGGCGGATATCGACCTGAAGGCTCTTGATGTGGTAAAAGCGGCGATTGAAGCGGGGTTGTTGCTGGTGCCGGCAGGACCGAAGGTGGTGCGTTTCGTACCGCCGCTGATTGTCAGCGAGGCAGAAGTAGACCGAGCAATTGGGATGGTGGAGAAGGTTTTGGCCAAACTGGCTGGCAGCGATCGCTAG
- a CDS encoding glycogen debranching protein, with protein MTIWVNEQIDPSGLVYACIACCDEQKAQECYQSFLADLNEEQKQAGWQVNLRTVSSWDEVPVSALKLS; from the coding sequence ATGACAATCTGGGTCAACGAACAAATCGATCCTTCTGGTTTAGTGTACGCTTGTATTGCCTGTTGTGACGAACAAAAAGCTCAAGAATGCTACCAATCGTTTCTTGCCGATTTGAATGAAGAACAAAAGCAAGCGGGGTGGCAAGTGAACTTGCGTACGGTGAGTTCCTGGGATGAGGTGCCGGTTAGCGCTTTGAAACTATCGTGA